One Plutella xylostella chromosome 31, ilPluXylo3.1, whole genome shotgun sequence genomic region harbors:
- the LOC119692859 gene encoding uncharacterized protein LOC119692859 has translation MFILHSHSIMSIELRLQEDIKESEGTRCDIPKIDPFDKEIMQMIENLNVEKDYKIQCKGFDWVRCECVHFIGITDGDADTVSSYIYDNPFGTISTKQIPRWTLTLINLTSHWSGYGAGFRKVFRVAPDPDRVDSINVVFLGFDSTSRNGFLRDMPRTLKVLKDFGAVIMNGYNILGDATPATMFPLLTGHTELELPDRRRGFSGAYVDDFPFVFKRLWGDGYRTAYFEDSPEIGTFQMRFNGFCNPPADHYLRHFFLLANEVDREDAGPYSDQYYCTGDTTTYQLMLNKTEEFMKLEGKKFAFTFIVEMTHDRGMLSTTDQAVADWLIRFKRQGHLENTLFVLHSDHGPRRESLRRTFTGKLEERLPFLAITLPESYKRSHPEALRQLQANQDRLTTPHDLYATYVHMTGLYEYLNLYRIPGTSLLRGMSLLEPIPASRRCAEAGIEVHWCACVRWSNVSRHDPLYHRSGEALVQYINSLTSTGATRSLCATRYLRTIDYVLEQSPDTKLLRFRASLDNDHFIPGFHKENVGHANKTTYSIKIVTGPGEGVYESTMFYIKADDRFILDYRSISRVNSYNEEPRCVRETYPHLNKFCYCTQYLT, from the exons ATGTTTATTTTGCACAGTCACTCCATCAT GTCAATAGAGCTGAGATTGCAAGAAGATATCAAGGAGAGCGAAGGCACACGGTGTGATATACCGAAGATAGATCCATTTGACAAGGAAATCATGCAGAtgattgaaaatttaaatgtaGAGAAagattacaaaatacaatgcAAAGGTTTTGATTGGGTGCGATGCGAG tgcgtccacttcatcggcattacCGACGGCGACGCCGACACCGTTtcttcatacatttatgacaatccgtttggtacGATAAGTACGAAGCAGATAcctaggtggacgcttaccttaat TAACCTGACCAGCCATTGGTCCGGCTACGGAGCAGGGTTCCGTAAGGTGTTCAGAGTCGCCCCAGACCCTGACAGGGTCGATAGCATCAACGTGGTCTTCCTTGGCTTCGACTCCACGTCTAGAAACGGGTTCTTGAGAGACATGCCTCGTACTCTGAAGGTGTTGAAGGATTTCGGAGCTGTCATTATGAATGG CTACAACATCCTCGGCGACGCCACGCCGGCCACCATGTTCCCCCTCCTCACAGGCCACACAGAGCTGGAGCTCCCAGACCGCCGCCGAGGGTTCTCTGGGGCGTATGTTGACGACTTCCCGTTTGTGTTCAAGAGGCTTTGGGGTGATGG CTACCGCACAGCATACTTCGAAGACTCCCCCGAAATCGGCACTTTCCAAATGCGATTCAACGGCTTCTGCAACCCTCCCGCCGACCACTACCTGCGGCACTTCTTCCTCTTGGCCAATGAAGTTGACAGGGAGGACGCTGGGCCGTACTCTGATCA GTATTACTGCACCGGGGATACCACCACTTATCAGCTTATGTTAAACaaaactgaagag TTCATGAAACTCGAAGGCAAGAAGTTCGCATTCACATTCATAGTAGAGATGACGCACGACCGAGGCATGCTGTCGACCACAGACCAGGCGGTCGCTGATTGGCTGATCAGGTTCAAGCGGCAGGGACACTTGGAAAACACCCTGTTTGTTCTGCATTCTGACCACGGGCCCAG ACGCGAAAGCCTTCGCCGCACTTTTACGGGAAAACTAGAGGAAAGGTTGCCATTCCTAGCCATTACACTGCCAGAGAGCTACAAGAGATCACACCCTGAAGCTCTGAGACAACTGCAAGCCAATCAGGACAGGCTGACGACTCCACACGATCTGTACGCTACCTATGTCCACATGACTGGCCTTTACGAGTATCTTAATTTGTACAG AATACCAGGAACCTCTTTGTTAAGAGGCATGTCTCTACTAGAGCCC ATCCCAGCATCCCGGAGGTGCGCGGAAGCCGGCATCGAGGTGCACTGGTGCGCTTGTGTGCGGTGGTCCAACGTGTCCAGACACGACCCGTTGTACCACCGCAGTGGGGAGGCACTGGTCCAATATATTAACAGCTTGACTAGTACTGGGGCTACGAG ATCACTATGTGCTACTCGCTATCTGAGAACAATAGACTATGTCTTAGAACAATCCCCCGATACAAAACTATTGAGGTTCAGAGCTAGCCTGGATAATGACCACTTTATACCGGGTTTTCATAAAGAAAATGTGGGTCACGCCAATAAAACTACTTACAGTATCAAG ataGTGACAGGACCGGGTGAAGGCGTGTATGAATCaacaatgttttatataaaagcAGACGACCGATTTATATTGGACTATCGATCGATATCTAGAGTCAATTC
- the LOC105387150 gene encoding pro-resilin, which translates to MKVFIPLICLVAYSFAEPPVGDGYPSSRSGQDHHGSSHHQHGSHGGRVSAFARNQHASPTARSGTTARSGHTARSGHTARSGLSQEYGAPSARSSPSEEYGLPSGRSELSQEYGLPSARNGPSQEYGVPSARSGLSQEYGVPSARSSPSQEYGVPTSRSGTPSEEYGVPSARSGLSQEYGVPSARNSISQEYGVPSARSGNPSQVYGIPSARSGNPSQEYGVPSARNSISEEYGLPSTRSGSLNQDYSAPAARSGDPSGLYGAPATRNQALSEEYGVPSANSAYSQDYGLSSLTGISEDYAVPEVVNVEVARSSRGPSGSHSGPAAKSSTSNKYLPPGQRSSQPSEEYGTPVSKSAVSQEYGVPNARSGLQSHSDSYFRNSPVSSLSQEYGVPEIRSNDISQGYTASRKSSRGNAGLSRTYGAPSRSGLSNLNAANSRKANGYSSNVKSLNTKSKARSGSQGYAGARSSGHKTSVYASSYPSFRGSGSNGYSGKTLARISGASDTYLPPAEQATGRISETYGAPEKSASGKSSDSYAAAKSESAVAKISDTYGAPVEAKSQGMPSAQYGVPGQSAGYNYARGNSLNDLSEQEPANYEFAYKVSDFDSGSDFGHQESRQDDRAEGTYYVVLPDGSKQVVEYEADERGFKPRISVEPADAAGYDDNAADLSISARAGDGPY; encoded by the exons ATGAAG GTGTTCATACCCCTAATATGCCTTGTGGCATATTCATTCGCTGAACCACCAGTTGG TGATGGCTACCCTTCGAGCAGATCTGGCCAGGATCACCACGGGAGCTCCCACCATCAGCATGGAAGCCACGGGGGCAGGGTGTCTGCATTCGCACGCAACCAGCACGCTAGCCCTACGGCCAGAAGTGGCACTACGGCCAGAAGTGGCCACACGGCCAGAAGTGGCCACACGGCCAGAAGTGGTCTAAGCCAGGAGTATGGAGCCCCCTCTGCTAGGAGCAGTCCTAGTGAGGAGTATGGTCTGCCTTCTGGAAGGAGTGAGTTAAGTCAAGAGTATGGATTGCCGTCAGCCAGAAATGGTCCAAGCCAGGAATACGGGGTCCCATCAGCAAGGAGTGGTTTGAGCCAAGAATACGGTGTTCCTTCAGCAAGGAGCAGTCCAAGCCAAGAATATGGTGTCCCAACATCTAGAAGCGGAACCCCAAGTGAGGAGTACGGAGTGCCTTCAGCTAGGAGCGGCTTAAGCCAAGAATATGGGGTTCCATCTGCAAGGAATTCAATTAGCCAGGAATATGGTGTCCCTTCCGCAAGAAGTGGTAACCCTAGCCAAGTATATGGTATCCCTTCCGCCAGAAGTGGTAACCCTAGCCAAGAGTACGGGGTGCCTTCAGCGCGTAACTCTATCAGCGAAGAATATGGTCTGCCATCGACTCGCTCAGGCAGTCTTAACCAAGATTATAGCGCACCGGCTGCCAGGAGTGGTGATCCATCAGGGTTGTACGGTGCCCCTGCAACCAGGAACCAAGCGCTGTCCGAAGAGTATGGAGTGCCTTCAGCTAACTCTGCTTATTCCCAAGATTACGGTCTATCGAGCCTCACCGGAATATCTGAAGACTACGCTGTGCCTGAAGTGGTCAATGTAGAAGTCGCGAGGTCAAGCCGAGGTCCATCTGGTAGCCATAGCGGTCCTGCAGCGAAATCATCGACCTCCAACAAGTATCTCCCTCCTGGTCAACGCAGCAGTCAGCCTTCCGAAGAGTATGGCACACCGGTCAGTAAATCAGCAGTTTCTCAAGAATACGGAGTGCCAAATGCAAGATCTGGCCTTCAAAGCCACAGTGACTCGTACTTCCGTAACTCTCCTGTTAGCAGTCTATCCCAGGAGTATGGTGTCCCGGAAATCAGGTCCAACGATATCTCGCAAGGATACACCGCATCCAGAAAGTCGTCCAGAGGAAATGCTGGCTTGTCAAGGACTTATGGCGCTCCGTCTCGCTCTGGTCTATCCAACCTCAACGCAGCCAACTCTCGGAAAGCAAATGGCTATTCATCCAACGTCAAAAGCTTAAACACAAAGTCTAAGGCCCGCTCTGGATCGCAAGGGTACGCCGGCGCGCGCTCAAGTGGCCACAAAACTAGCGTATACGCCTCATCGTACCCATCCTTCAGAGGTTCGGGATCCAATGGCTACTCAGGCAAAACTTTAGCCAGAATTTCAGGTGCTTCTGATACTTACCTTCCTCCAGCAGAGCAAGCTACAGGAAGAATTTCAGAGACGTATGGAGCACCTGAAAAGAGCGCTTCAGGGAAATCTTCAGACTCTTATGCGGCGGCGAAGAGTGAGTCAGCGGTGGCTAAGATTTCAGACACTTACGGGGCTCCAGTTGAAGCCAAGAGCCAGGGTATGCCGTCAGCTCAATATGGCGTGCCTGGCCAGTCAGCTGGGTACAACTACGCCAGAGGAAACTCTTTGAACGATCTTTCTGAACAG GAACCAGCAAACTACGAGTTCGCGTATAAAGTGAGCGACTTCGACAGCGGCAGTGACTTTGGCCACCAGGAGTCGCGGCAGGACGACCGGGCTGAGGGAACGTACTATGTGGTGCTGCCTGATGGGAGCAAGCAG GTGGTAGAATACGAAGCAGACGAGCGTGGCTTCAAGCCCCGCATCTCCGTGGAGCCAGCTGACGCGGCAGGGTACGACGACAACGCGGCTGACCTCAGCATCAGCGCCAGAGCTGGTGATGGACCGTACTAG